CGACCGAAACCTGCGCGACTTCCGGAACAATCTTGTCGACGTCATGTGGGTAGTGGCGCTGCTGGCGATCAGATTCGTCAGCGAGATCTCTCAGGGTCGCTGCGAGAACCTTCTTCCGGATTTGCTGAGACGCCTCAAGCGCAAGTTTTGCACGGTAAAGGCGGAATTCGGAGCTGTTCCGGCAATCGCTCAGAAACGGATGGGCAGCGCGGCCGCGAATGTTTTCTGAATACGACCCGTCACAGGCAACGTTGAACAGCAGCTCGGCGTATCCCCGTCTTTTCCGACCCGCGAAGCGGTAGCCGAACTCTTCGAGGAAATGGCTCAGGCTCTCCTCGTCCAGGTTCTGCTTCATCGCGCGACCGAAGAAGTCTCTTGCGTCGGAATCCCGCCAGACACCGCCTTCGAGTGCGAGCCAGATGGGGGCGTACCAGGGAGTGTTTAGCACCCAGATGCCCGCGTGGGGGCGCCCGTCAGGGCCGTAACTCCCTCTGAATTCTTTTGCCGGCAAGGGTTCGAGCAATAGCGTTTCGAGCGCTTGCCGGCGCGCTGTCTTGTCCGGCGACGCAATTATGGCGTTGACGATTTCCAGGCGCAGCTCGGCGTCGGTCTCCTGGCGGAATTCCGTCAGCAGGGCCTCTGTGTCTACCTGATCGTTCATGACAATGACCTAAAGGAAAAGTTGCAAATCTCAGAGCTTCAACATCGGCGTTACTGGTGAAGAAAACGTAAGGGCGGCAAGGCCTTCCTGATAAAAAAAGACCCGCCGGAGGTGGCGGGTCAGTTTCGTCAGCAAGGCATGCCGACAGGGGCTGCTAATTTGGAGGCCGGACCAGAAGGTGGTCGCGGGGGTCAGGCGGCCAGCTGGTCCTGATCAGGGCGCCGGGTTCCGATGATGGCCAGGCTGGTGCGGTCCAGCGGCGTGTTTGCCGGTCGCACGTCAAGCCAGCTGGATTGCACTTTGGCAGCGCTCACCAGAGATGTCGGGTCGGTATAGAACGGCTGGGCCAGCGCCCGTCGAACGTCGCTCCGCGTCAGGCCGACATCTTTCAGCTGTTCATCGGACCAGTCCTTCAGTTCCGCGAACTGACGCCGGTTGATAAATACACGCCATGCACGGGCAACCGTCTGCCCGAGGAGAGCGAAGAAAGGGGTGCTTGCAGTATGTGTCATGGCATAAATCTCCTGTGAGCGGCCGGAGGAATTTCCGGCAGCCTGTTCCGAGCCAGTGCTGGCTATCCTTGTTGGGAACATCCTCAAGATGGATCATCCGCTTGCATTAATCCAACGAATGTTTGTGATTGAAATAATCACTTCCTGTGATGTCAGGAATTTCGGGCATCGGGTTCGCTGATGTCCGTGACACGAATACGAAAACATTTTTCGGATAA
This genomic interval from Labrenzia sp. VG12 contains the following:
- a CDS encoding DUF1127 domain-containing protein; this encodes MTHTASTPFFALLGQTVARAWRVFINRRQFAELKDWSDEQLKDVGLTRSDVRRALAQPFYTDPTSLVSAAKVQSSWLDVRPANTPLDRTSLAIIGTRRPDQDQLAA